A part of Lacinutrix sp. 5H-3-7-4 genomic DNA contains:
- a CDS encoding LytTR family DNA-binding domain-containing protein: protein MQIKYPLDPLIKHHFIIGISLGLWVFLFLYFTEPLDINEFNNNEKLKFLPIYSLIATISYIIFIPLQYLFNTKYSKRWLLQHEILFLFSLSLIAILLARFVYLYIVVKNQPNPHSFGYMLKALFLPALAIILPIIIIGRYAFGKYYEKQIEDIKIEIQGEGNYESLKLHLNDLIAVNSSDNYIVVLYISGNVLKKSIIRNTLSYIETNFTKLQRTHRSYIINPYHFQSWEISKGKHFLILSHGIKVPVSKTYLQTVKNTLNFTTA from the coding sequence TTGCAAATTAAATACCCTTTAGATCCATTAATTAAACACCATTTTATAATTGGTATAAGTTTAGGTTTGTGGGTGTTTTTGTTTTTATATTTTACAGAACCTCTTGATATTAATGAGTTTAATAATAACGAAAAACTCAAATTCCTTCCAATTTACAGCTTAATTGCTACAATATCTTATATAATATTTATTCCCTTACAATATTTATTTAATACGAAGTATTCAAAAAGGTGGTTGTTACAACACGAAATACTATTTTTATTCAGTTTGTCTCTAATAGCAATTTTGTTAGCTAGATTTGTCTATTTATATATTGTGGTTAAAAATCAGCCAAACCCACATTCTTTTGGCTATATGCTAAAAGCACTATTCTTACCTGCTTTAGCTATAATATTACCAATTATTATAATTGGTAGATATGCTTTTGGAAAATACTATGAAAAACAAATTGAAGATATAAAAATAGAAATTCAAGGAGAAGGAAATTACGAAAGTTTAAAACTTCATTTAAACGATTTAATAGCTGTAAATTCGTCAGACAATTATATTGTAGTATTATACATTTCTGGTAATGTTTTAAAAAAAAGCATAATACGAAATACTCTATCTTATATAGAAACCAACTTTACAAAATTGCAACGTACACATCGATCGTATATTATTAATCCTTATCATTTTCAATCGTGGGAAATAAGTAAAGGGAAACATTTTCTTATACTTTCTCATGGTATAAAAGTACCTGTTTCTAAAACTTACTTGCAGACAGTAAAAAACACTTTAAATTTTACCACAGCATAG
- a CDS encoding tRNA pseudouridine synthase A — MKKFFYVIKIQYLGYRFHGWQKQPDVKTLHLMVDRTLNFILEGKRFKSLASGRTDAMVSAEETAIELFLYEPIEDQKAFLKLFNTNLPQDIRALEITEVDAKFNIINNPKVKEYIYLFAFGDKFHPFCAPILTTILDDLDVEIMKIGAKLFEGEHYLKTYCYKPSNNGIYTREILTCEIVENTIYTANFFPKKSYLLRVRGKGFMRNQIRLMMGTLIDLGKGKLTLEDIKASLEPDNTIKMEYIAPASGLILKSLKFD, encoded by the coding sequence TTGAAAAAATTCTTCTACGTTATAAAAATTCAATATTTAGGCTACCGCTTTCACGGTTGGCAAAAACAACCAGATGTAAAAACGTTACATTTAATGGTAGACCGTACATTAAATTTTATATTAGAAGGAAAACGCTTTAAAAGTTTAGCTTCTGGAAGAACAGATGCCATGGTTTCTGCAGAAGAAACAGCAATAGAACTTTTTTTATATGAACCAATAGAAGATCAAAAGGCTTTTTTAAAGTTGTTTAATACCAATTTACCACAAGATATTAGGGCTTTAGAAATTACGGAAGTTGATGCTAAGTTTAATATTATTAATAACCCTAAAGTAAAAGAGTATATATATCTATTTGCTTTTGGAGATAAATTTCATCCTTTTTGTGCGCCAATACTAACAACTATTCTTGACGACTTAGATGTTGAAATAATGAAAATAGGAGCAAAGCTCTTTGAAGGTGAACATTATTTAAAAACTTATTGTTATAAACCATCCAATAACGGGATTTATACGCGCGAGATACTTACTTGCGAAATTGTGGAGAACACAATATATACTGCTAATTTTTTTCCTAAAAAAAGCTATTTATTGCGTGTAAGAGGTAAAGGTTTTATGCGAAACCAAATACGTTTAATGATGGGAACATTAATAGATTTAGGTAAAGGAAAGCTAACTTTAGAGGATATAAAAGCTTCGTTAGAGCCCGATAACACTATAAAAATGGAATACATCGCACCAGCTTCAGGCTTAATACTAAAAAGTCTAAAATTCGATTAA
- a CDS encoding Dps family protein: MSYLNIQDEKLIPVVMELNTLLADYHLYYQKLRTFHWNVLGKNFFDLHIKFEEMYNEAQVKIDEIAERILTLRHHPVSKLSDYLKISSLNEASGMTTDQEMVDILLNDHKLILLQMSKVLEASEAAGDEGTIDLIGAYTRELEKSSWMLNAWSKSTNDQLKQDEVKS; this comes from the coding sequence ATGAGTTACTTAAATATACAAGACGAAAAACTAATTCCAGTAGTAATGGAATTAAATACACTATTAGCAGATTATCATTTATATTATCAAAAGCTTAGAACATTCCATTGGAATGTGTTGGGTAAAAACTTTTTCGATTTACATATTAAGTTTGAAGAAATGTATAATGAGGCTCAAGTTAAAATTGATGAAATAGCAGAAAGAATCCTAACATTAAGGCATCATCCTGTAAGTAAATTAAGTGATTATTTAAAAATTTCATCTTTAAATGAAGCATCAGGAATGACTACAGATCAAGAAATGGTTGACATTTTATTAAATGATCATAAACTTATTTTACTACAAATGAGTAAAGTTTTAGAAGCTTCTGAAGCTGCTGGAGATGAAGGTACAATTGATTTAATTGGAGCTTATACAAGAGAATTAGAAAAGTCAAGTTGGATGTTAAATGCTTGGTCTAAAAGTACAAATGATCAACTTAAGCAAGATGAAGTTAAAAGTTAA
- a CDS encoding mechanosensitive ion channel family protein: protein MTDELNKAYDLLSDKLIGWFNAIIKNIPNLIIAIIVLVVFYYVAKYVSKLVGKLVSKKVHQDSLVNIITKMVAIVIIAAGLFLALGVLNLSKTLETLIGAAGVSGLVIGLALQGTLSNTFAGIVLSFRKSIELGHWVETNGFAGEVVEISLKNFVVKEADNKLVMIPNKSILENPVKNYSLTKKMRIIVSCGVGYESDLEQVKKLTKTAIAQQFSNIESEDDVEFYYQEFGDSSINFITRFWIKGNKAKDRITGQSDAIIAIKKAFDKENINIPFPIRTLQFDNKLNVAQDIEQESNEAEA, encoded by the coding sequence ATGACAGACGAATTAAATAAAGCATACGATCTTTTATCAGATAAACTTATAGGTTGGTTTAATGCTATAATAAAAAATATACCAAACTTAATAATAGCTATAATAGTTTTAGTAGTCTTTTATTATGTTGCTAAATATGTATCTAAACTTGTAGGAAAGTTAGTTTCTAAAAAAGTGCACCAAGATTCATTAGTGAATATTATTACTAAAATGGTGGCAATAGTTATTATCGCAGCCGGTTTATTTTTAGCTCTTGGCGTATTAAATCTTAGTAAAACATTAGAAACATTAATTGGAGCCGCAGGAGTTTCTGGACTGGTAATAGGTTTAGCATTACAAGGTACTTTAAGCAATACTTTTGCTGGTATAGTATTAAGCTTTAGAAAAAGTATAGAATTAGGTCACTGGGTAGAAACCAATGGTTTTGCTGGCGAAGTAGTAGAAATTAGCTTAAAAAACTTTGTGGTTAAAGAAGCTGATAATAAGCTAGTAATGATTCCTAATAAATCCATATTAGAGAATCCTGTTAAAAACTACTCGTTAACAAAAAAAATGAGAATCATTGTAAGTTGTGGTGTTGGTTACGAATCAGACTTAGAGCAAGTTAAAAAGCTTACAAAAACAGCTATTGCTCAACAATTTTCTAATATAGAAAGTGAAGATGATGTAGAATTTTATTACCAAGAATTTGGAGATAGTTCAATAAATTTTATTACTAGATTCTGGATAAAAGGTAATAAAGCAAAAGATAGAATTACGGGACAAAGCGATGCTATAATTGCTATAAAAAAGGCATTTGATAAAGAAAATATTAATATCCCTTTCCCAATACGAACGCTACAATTTGATAATAAATTGAATGTAGCTCAAGATATAGAACAAGAATCAAACGAGGCAGAAGCCTAA
- a CDS encoding DUF1328 family protein, with translation MLRWTITFIIIAIIAGVLGFGGIAGGAAGIAKICFFIFIVLFILSLIRGRR, from the coding sequence ATGTTACGTTGGACAATCACATTTATTATTATCGCAATTATTGCAGGAGTCTTAGGCTTTGGTGGAATTGCAGGAGGAGCAGCAGGAATTGCTAAAATATGTTTCTTTATATTTATTGTATTATTTATTTTATCTCTAATTAGAGGAAGAAGATAA
- a CDS encoding DUF2461 domain-containing protein, which yields MISKNVLEFLKKLEENNNREWFNEHKPEFKALETEVKAFFTAINQKLNVHDETDKVKVFRIYRDVRFSKNKTPYKTHFGGSFHRVKPRLRGGYYFQIQPNNQSFLATGFWNPSKEDLLRIRKEFEMDDEEIRTIINQEAFKSVWGSIEGEALKTAPKGFDKEHQAIDLIRKKQFIFTKKITDKELVSKDLLTIIDESFKTIRPYFDYMSDVLTTNLNGESLIDN from the coding sequence ATGATTTCTAAAAACGTACTAGAGTTTCTAAAAAAATTAGAAGAAAATAATAATAGAGAATGGTTTAATGAGCATAAGCCAGAGTTTAAGGCACTTGAGACAGAAGTGAAAGCGTTTTTTACTGCTATAAATCAAAAATTAAATGTGCATGATGAGACAGATAAAGTAAAAGTTTTTAGAATTTATAGAGATGTGCGTTTCTCAAAAAATAAAACACCATATAAAACCCATTTTGGAGGTTCATTTCATAGGGTAAAACCTAGATTGCGTGGTGGTTATTATTTTCAAATACAACCTAATAATCAAAGTTTTTTAGCTACTGGTTTTTGGAATCCTTCAAAGGAAGATTTATTAAGAATTAGAAAGGAATTTGAAATGGATGATGAAGAAATTAGAACAATAATAAATCAAGAGGCATTTAAATCTGTTTGGGGAAGTATTGAAGGTGAGGCGCTTAAAACAGCTCCAAAAGGCTTTGATAAAGAACATCAAGCCATAGATTTAATTAGAAAAAAGCAATTTATATTTACTAAAAAAATTACAGATAAAGAATTAGTAAGTAAAGATTTACTAACAATAATAGATGAATCTTTTAAAACAATTCGCCCATATTTTGATTATATGAGCGATGTGTTAACTACAAATTTAAATGGTGAGTCTCTAATAGATAATTAG
- a CDS encoding DUF72 domain-containing protein — protein MKFGKVEHPELIDFSLPKDHKDTKRVLNLVKDDNIPDIYVGCAKWNRADLKGFYPRGTKDELAYYSSQFNAIELNATFYRIFPAEQFEKWYEKTPSNFKFFPKLNQEISHWKRLQDTNAAVENYLYNASNLKEKLGTIFLQMHSNFAPKDYDRVVEFVENWPKTIPLAIEFRHTDWYNTAIAQKLYKLLEDNNISNIIVDTAGRRDIMHMRLTNSTAFIRYVGANHPSDYTRLDDWVQRIKEWKTQGIKEINFFIHQNIEKESPLLSAYFIQKLNNTLGYNLKIPNEDLNKNNSQQNLF, from the coding sequence ATGAAGTTTGGAAAAGTAGAACATCCAGAATTAATAGATTTTAGTTTGCCAAAAGACCATAAAGACACTAAACGTGTGCTTAATTTGGTAAAAGATGATAACATACCAGACATTTATGTAGGTTGTGCAAAATGGAATAGAGCAGACTTAAAAGGTTTTTATCCTCGAGGCACAAAAGATGAGCTGGCTTATTATTCTTCACAATTTAATGCTATAGAATTAAACGCAACTTTCTATCGTATTTTTCCAGCAGAACAATTTGAAAAGTGGTATGAAAAAACACCTTCAAATTTTAAATTTTTTCCAAAACTTAATCAAGAAATTAGCCATTGGAAACGTTTACAAGATACAAATGCAGCAGTAGAAAATTACTTGTATAACGCTTCAAATTTAAAAGAAAAATTAGGTACTATATTTTTGCAAATGCATTCAAATTTTGCACCTAAAGATTATGATCGTGTTGTAGAATTTGTTGAAAATTGGCCTAAAACAATTCCGCTAGCGATTGAGTTTAGACATACAGATTGGTATAATACAGCAATAGCCCAAAAACTTTACAAATTACTAGAAGATAACAACATATCTAACATTATAGTAGACACTGCAGGACGTAGAGATATCATGCACATGCGTTTAACAAACAGTACGGCTTTTATTCGTTATGTTGGTGCTAATCACCCAAGTGATTATACACGACTAGACGATTGGGTACAACGAATAAAAGAGTGGAAAACACAAGGAATAAAAGAAATAAACTTTTTTATACATCAAAATATAGAGAAAGAATCACCATTACTTTCTGCATATTTTATACAAAAACTTAATAATACATTAGGTTATAATTTAAAAATACCTAATGAAGATTTAAATAAAAATAATTCACAACAAAACTTATTTTAA
- a CDS encoding acyl-CoA thioesterase yields the protein MRFHTRKWVKPEDLNPNGTLFGGRLLAWIDEEAALYTVVQLDNPKIVTKYMSEISFNSKALEGDIVEIGMEVKKFGRSSITLKCEVRNMMTRETIITVEDIIMVNLGKDGKPKAHGKTKVEYVKDRLK from the coding sequence ATGAGATTTCATACAAGAAAATGGGTAAAACCCGAAGACTTAAACCCAAACGGAACGCTTTTTGGCGGTAGATTATTAGCTTGGATAGATGAGGAAGCTGCATTATACACAGTTGTACAGCTTGACAACCCTAAAATAGTGACTAAATACATGAGTGAAATTAGTTTTAACAGTAAAGCCTTAGAAGGTGATATTGTTGAAATTGGTATGGAAGTTAAAAAATTTGGCAGATCATCGATTACTTTAAAATGTGAAGTAAGAAACATGATGACACGAGAAACTATTATAACAGTAGAAGATATAATTATGGTAAACCTAGGAAAAGACGGTAAGCCAAAAGCTCACGGTAAAACCAAAGTTGAGTATGTAAAAGACAGGTTAAAATAG
- a CDS encoding DUF3817 domain-containing protein, which yields MLKTFRIVAFLEGVSYLLLMGASIYKRMPEGNDEFVKLLGMPHGLLFVAYIALAILLKSTFKWNSKTFAIILLGSLIPFGTFYVDKKYLKPLA from the coding sequence ATGCTTAAAACTTTTAGAATCGTAGCTTTTTTAGAAGGCGTATCTTATTTATTACTTATGGGCGCTTCAATATATAAACGAATGCCAGAAGGTAACGATGAATTTGTAAAACTTTTAGGTATGCCGCATGGCTTGTTATTTGTTGCCTATATTGCTTTGGCTATTTTACTAAAAAGTACTTTTAAATGGAACTCTAAAACGTTTGCAATTATTCTTTTAGGTTCTTTAATTCCTTTTGGAACTTTTTATGTAGATAAAAAATACTTAAAGCCTTTAGCTTAA